The genomic segment GGGCGCAGCCTTCTGTGCCGGTGCCGAGAAGGCCCTGGCCGAGAAATGCGCCTATGTCGTGGTTACCGCTGCTGGCGGCGCCCGCATGCAGGAAGGCATTCTCAGCCTTATGCAGATGCCCAAGGCGACTGTGATGACCCGCCGCCTGAAGGAAGCGGGCCTGCCCTATATCGTGGTGCTGGCCGATCCGACCACGGGCGGCGTCACTGCCAGCTACGCCATGCTGGGCGACATCCATATTGCCGAACCAGGCGCGCTGATCGCCTTTGCGGGCCAGCGCGTGATTCAGGAAACGATCCGCGAAAAGCTGCCCGAAGGGTTCCAGCGCGCGGAATATCTGCACGAACACGGCATGGTGGACATGGTGGTGGAGCGCAAGGATCTGCGCGCCACGCTGGCCACTCTGCTCGATTACCTGACCCCGGCCAAGGCCGCCTGAGCCACTTCGCAGGACATAGCAGATGCGCGATTTCGCTACCTCGGAAGATCCTGAGGTCCAGCGGGAGCTTGACCGGCTCGCCGCCCTTACCCTGCCTCAGGGCCGCTTCGGCCTTGAGACGATCCGCGAAATCCTGAAGCGCATCGGCGATCCGCAGAAGCACCTGCCGCCCACGTTCCATGTCGCGGGCACCAACGGCAAGGGTTCGACCTGCACCTATCTGCGCTACATGCTGGAAGCACAGGGGCTGACGGTCCACACCGCCACCAAGCCGCATCTGGTGCGCTATAACGAACGCATCCGGCTGGCCGGCAAGCTGATCGAGGACAAGCTGCTCGCCTCGCTGCTCAAGGAAGTGCTGGACGCCAGCGAAGACCTTGGGCCGAGCTTCTTCGAAGTGACCACCGCCGCCACTTTCCTCGCCTTCGCGCGCATCCCGGCGGATGTCTGCGTGATCGAGGTGGGCCTTGGCGGGCGGTTTGACGCCACCAATGTGCTGGAAAATCCGGTCGCCTGCGGCATCGCCTCGCTGGGGATCGACCATGAAGCGTTCCTGCTGCGTGAAGACCCTGTGGCGCCCGCCCATCCGCTGGCCCGCATCGCCTTTGAAAAGGCCCATATCGCCCGCGCTGGCGCGCCGCTCGTCACCATGTCCTATCCGCCCGAGGCGACCGCGCAGGTCATCCGCCTTGCCAAGGAAGCGCGCACCAGCGTGGCCATGCGCGGCCAGGAATGGACCGTGCATGTGGACGACAAGCTGCATTACCGCGACGCCGCCGGCGATCTGGAACTGCCGCTGCCCACGCTTTACGGCAAGCATCAGGGTGAAAACGCGGCGCTGGCCGTGGCCATGCTGCGCCACCAGAGCACAGTCGCGGTAACGCCCGAGGCCATGGCACAAGGCATCGTCAATGCCCGTTGGCCCGCGCGCCTTCAGGCACTGAAGGAGGGACCGATCACCGCGCTGGTTCCCGGTGCGGAATTCATCCTCGATGGCGGGCACAACCCGGATGCGGCACAGGCGATTTCGCGCGCGCTGGCCGGGCGCAGCGGCCTCGCCCTCGTCATGGGCATGATGGCCAACCGGCCCATCGGCGAGTTTCTGGAGCCCATCGCCCCGATGATCGCCCAGATCCGCACCGTGCCGATCACCGGCCACGATTGCCACAGCCCGGAAGACATCGCCGCCGCCGCAAAGGCCCTCGGCATTACCGATGCTGCCCCCGCGCAGACTGTGCAGGAAGCCTTGGCCAGCTTCACCCCCGGTGCGCACACCGTGCTGATCGCCGGTTCGCTCTATCTGGCAGGCGTTGTGCTGGAAGCGAATGAGGAAGTGCCGGACTGAGGTTTGGCGCTCGCCGCGCGAGCGATTTCAGCGAGGCCGTTCTTTTCGCGCAGAGACGCAGAGAGCGCAGTGGACTCGCGCACACTTCCATTGTCGTCATTCCCGCGCAGGCGGGAACCCAGCAGCTGCGGTCGAACTGGATTCCCGCCTGCGCGGGAATGACGAGGGGGTGGACATGACCCACCCGCTTCGCGTTCTCTGCGGTCTTTGCGCGAACCCTTCTCTCTTTCCTGCGCCTCAGCTCAATCGAAAGCCTTCTCCACCGGCTCTTCCTCGCCTGCGCTGCCCATGGAGGCATCTACCAGCCCGGTGCGGCTCATCCACCAGAACAGGACGATACCCGGCACTGCCGCCACGGTAGTGACGAGGTAGAAGTTCACGTAGCCGAAGTTCTCGATCATCGCGCCGGCAGTGGTGCCGGTCAGGAACCGGCCCACAATGCTCGCACTCGCGCTGATCAGCGCGTATTGAGCCGCCGTGAAGCGAAGGTCACACAAGGCTGAGAAATAGGCGACCACCACCACGCCGCCATAGCCGCTGGCGATGTTCTCGAACCCGATGGCCCCGGCCATGCCGATGTTGGAATGGCCCGCAGCCGCCAGTGCGGCAAAGCTGAGATTGGAAACGGCCATCAGCACCAGCGCCACCAGAACCGAGCGCTTGAGGCCCATCTTTGCATAGGCCACGCCGCCGATGAACACGCCGATCAGATAGGCCCAGAAGCCCACGCCCACATCGTACAGCGCGATTTCGTCATTGCTGAATGCCAGATCGTCGAACAGCAGGCGGAAGGTCAGGTTCGCCAGTGTGTCGCCGATCTTGTGGACCAGGATGAACAGCAGCACCAGCAGGGCGCCCTTGCGCTGGAAGAATTCAGCGAATGGCCCCGCAATGGAATGCCACACCTCTGCCACGCCGCGCCGTTCGATAGTCACCTTGCGACGCTCCGGCTCGCCAAGGATGATCGCTGTCAGGACTGCCGGAAGCACCAGTGCCGCACAGGCAATATAGGCGGCGGACCAGCCCATGCGCGCCGCCACCACCAGCGCCAGTGCGCCAGCCCCTGCCGAGCCGATGCGCCAGCCATACTGGCTCATGCCCGATCCGGTGCCGAGCTGATAGGGCTTCAACGTCTCGATCCGGTAGGCGTCGATCACGATGTCGAAGGTCGCGCCCGCAATGCCTACCAGCACTGCACTGGTGGCCATCCACACGATATCCGCCTTGGGATCGGCCAATGCGAGGTTCACAACCGCTGCCGCCACGAAGGCGCCACACACGATCATCCACGATACGCGCTGCCCCAGTCGCCCGAGAATGGGCAACCGCACCCCGTCGGGAATCCAGGCCCAGAACACCTTGAGATTGTAGACCAGAAAGGCCAGCGTGAAGGCTGTGACGGTCGACTTCTCAATCCCGTCCTGCGCCAGCCGCGTGGTCAGCGTCGCAGCGATCATGGCATAGGGAAAGCCCGAGGAAATGCCGAGGAAGAAGGCGGCGAGCGATTCCTTTTCCAGATAGGGCTTGATCGAGCCCCACAGGCTGCGCCGTTCCGTTGCTGCAGCGTGTTCCATCGCGTCGGCCATGCCGCCTCCCTTGCGTTGCGGCCGCCAAACTAGCGTTGCCTATCGGGAAAGAAAGAGCGGCTTCCACAGTCTCGCAAGGCTGCCCTGTGCAGAGCGCGCCGAAAAGGGGCGGCGATGCGACCGCCACCTGCGCAAACGCACCGCCATGCAAGTGCGTCAATCGTTAACGCCCTCTCAAACTTTGTAACCATGCGTTAAGAAGTTCGGCGCATCCATGGACTCCTAAGGCATTGGTAAATTGTCATATTTTAGCAATTTCTGATGAATTGCCGAATGCCGATCCCCTGGGAGGGGATGTTCCGGAAAGGCATCCGGAAAAAAGGGGGCAAACTGGTGATAGGGGCATATTTATGCCGCACGTTCGGCCATCGGGTTAACCGGCGCCGCGTGTGGAACGACGGTATAGACTTCAGAACTTCATGCCATCGCTGTGGCACCGAACTGATCCGCGATCTGGATCAATGGCGGGAATACGATCCTGCCCGGCACGACAATCCGGGCCGCCTCCCCCATCCGCGCGCCCGCGATCCGGGCTGAGGCTGCGCAAAGCATTTTCCTACTGCGTCCGAATATGCGAATGCGCGAAGACAATGTTCGCGATATCCGGCCTCGTCCCCTTCACCGGCTGCGCCTTTCTGTGCGGCGGGAATGAACGCACCTTCCCGCGGGGCGGGGACGGACAGGTAAAAGGTCACACCCGGCGCCGAGAATTGTCGCCCAATGCATTGTTATTTTGTGATTATTCCGAAATATCTGCGAAGTTTCGCAGGCTGTTTCGTGTAACTTTCGGGCAGCATCCTTCTTTGCCCCGGAAAAGGGAGGCATTGCTTTGACGGCCCCGCGCTCTGGCCCTAAGGGCCGCTCCATGCCTCAAGACAGGAACGCGGCGCCGCGCAGGCGACCCGCCCCCAAATCCGCAGCCGCCAAATCTGCACCCGGCAAGCCCGGCCCCGCAAAAGCCACGGCCAAGACCGCAGACGCAGCACCGCGCGAAGGCGATCGCATTGCAAAGCTGCTTGCCCGCGCAGGCGTGGCCAGCCGCCGCGAGATCGAACGGATGATCGCGGATGGCCGCATCGCGCTGGACGGCAAGGTGCTGGAAACGCCCGCCACTATCCTCACCAGCCTGAAGGGCGTGACGGTGGACGGCGACCCTGTAGCCGCGCCTGAAGCGCCGCGCCTGTTCCTGTTCCACAAGCCGCAGGGCCTGCTGACGGCGGAGCGTGACCCCAAGGGCCGCCCGACCATCTACAATGCCCTGCGCAATGCCCTGCCCCCCGGCACGCCCCGGCTGATGCCCATCGGCAGGCTGGATCTCAACACCGAAGGGCTGCTGCTGCTGA from the Erythrobacter sp. SG61-1L genome contains:
- the accD gene encoding acetyl-CoA carboxylase, carboxyltransferase subunit beta; translated protein: MSWLSRVRNALPFGNKRESPDNLWVKCPGCGEMLFTQEYEANLSVCPRCGHHGRIGADARLAQILDEGFKLLPAPKVKEDPLKFRDSKRYTDRLKAARANSPHADAFTAASGRIEGRKAVVGVQDFGFMGGSMGMAVGAAFCAGAEKALAEKCAYVVVTAAGGARMQEGILSLMQMPKATVMTRRLKEAGLPYIVVLADPTTGGVTASYAMLGDIHIAEPGALIAFAGQRVIQETIREKLPEGFQRAEYLHEHGMVDMVVERKDLRATLATLLDYLTPAKAA
- a CDS encoding folylpolyglutamate synthase/dihydrofolate synthase family protein, encoding MRDFATSEDPEVQRELDRLAALTLPQGRFGLETIREILKRIGDPQKHLPPTFHVAGTNGKGSTCTYLRYMLEAQGLTVHTATKPHLVRYNERIRLAGKLIEDKLLASLLKEVLDASEDLGPSFFEVTTAATFLAFARIPADVCVIEVGLGGRFDATNVLENPVACGIASLGIDHEAFLLREDPVAPAHPLARIAFEKAHIARAGAPLVTMSYPPEATAQVIRLAKEARTSVAMRGQEWTVHVDDKLHYRDAAGDLELPLPTLYGKHQGENAALAVAMLRHQSTVAVTPEAMAQGIVNARWPARLQALKEGPITALVPGAEFILDGGHNPDAAQAISRALAGRSGLALVMGMMANRPIGEFLEPIAPMIAQIRTVPITGHDCHSPEDIAAAAKALGITDAAPAQTVQEALASFTPGAHTVLIAGSLYLAGVVLEANEEVPD
- a CDS encoding MFS transporter, whose translation is MADAMEHAAATERRSLWGSIKPYLEKESLAAFFLGISSGFPYAMIAATLTTRLAQDGIEKSTVTAFTLAFLVYNLKVFWAWIPDGVRLPILGRLGQRVSWMIVCGAFVAAAVVNLALADPKADIVWMATSAVLVGIAGATFDIVIDAYRIETLKPYQLGTGSGMSQYGWRIGSAGAGALALVVAARMGWSAAYIACAALVLPAVLTAIILGEPERRKVTIERRGVAEVWHSIAGPFAEFFQRKGALLVLLFILVHKIGDTLANLTFRLLFDDLAFSNDEIALYDVGVGFWAYLIGVFIGGVAYAKMGLKRSVLVALVLMAVSNLSFAALAAAGHSNIGMAGAIGFENIASGYGGVVVVAYFSALCDLRFTAAQYALISASASIVGRFLTGTTAGAMIENFGYVNFYLVTTVAAVPGIVLFWWMSRTGLVDASMGSAGEEEPVEKAFD
- a CDS encoding pseudouridine synthase gives rise to the protein MPQDRNAAPRRRPAPKSAAAKSAPGKPGPAKATAKTADAAPREGDRIAKLLARAGVASRREIERMIADGRIALDGKVLETPATILTSLKGVTVDGDPVAAPEAPRLFLFHKPQGLLTAERDPKGRPTIYNALRNALPPGTPRLMPIGRLDLNTEGLLLLTNDGELKRAMELPSSGIPRTYRARTFGDISQAQLETLIEGVTIEGVHYGRIDANLERRTGRNQWIELTLTEGKNREVRRVLEHLGLQVSRLMRISYGPFALGDLPRGQASEVRQKDVEQFRRHIATRGGWK